A region from the Cydia amplana chromosome 7, ilCydAmpl1.1, whole genome shotgun sequence genome encodes:
- the LOC134649880 gene encoding uncharacterized protein LOC134649880, translating to MSFLDLPTEIGTLIFTYLDIKSKINVYSVNEFKEFFAPCLMRKVNISRSTIASVNTLSSSVLQDFAINIQELNLSGIQDLTANKLTPYLQRCTNLKTLDVTFTRIFLSDVEHICCNSLKNISINYFKWPRKHAYDEVWKKASDIFKRQKFEYVHFVVLEFYDSESPLKFMEDIPMTKYFKITLADNYRDYSETDEYYESVNVEESIDINFERLCYIFRDCRVSHKTSRSLKGVSNLDYRKIEYIFIMYLETIYIYVSPIFSGMFSLCCSDLTINIFSHLPLDFMLDGNIIFKAWNKDVTVFNAEFFKNVLNELTDYFPTYFCMHTKLPVNITAAPSHWYCIDSCDTFNEILDDLPENVTLTDFCRKGSVVRWNRLVTLKSNLKSLKNITFLSLSNICVKGDFFAHIFLQCKRLYTIDVYIENRGRPSSYSSCTLSLFNSIHLTKCLKNLKLTLEDIEYGMMFDSISQCPSLENVHICEYQRVIADYEADEENVSLLIEKCCNLYSLFIEADMDPEALTMLMGALRNAAQNLEKDHLCVEVCDCYGWNPFADVFNPSPLRITE from the coding sequence atGAGTTTCCTGGACCTACCCACGGAAATAGGGACATTAATATTCACGTATTTGGATATCAagtcaaaaataaatgtttacagTGTAAATGAGTTCAAAGAGTTTTTTGCACCATGTCTGATGAGAAAAGTAAATATATCCAGGAGTACCATCGCCTCAGTAAATACATTAAGTTCTAGTGTTCTTCAAGATTTTGCTATTAATATCCAGGAACTAAATCTGAGTGGGATTCAAGATCTTACAGCAAATAAGTTAACTCCTTACTTACAAAGATGTACTAATTTAAAAACCTTGGACGTGACCTTTACCAGGATATTTCTTTCTGATGTGGAACACATTTGTTGcaatagtttaaaaaatattagtataaattattttaaatggcCTAGGAAACATGCTTATGATGAAGTTTGGAAAAAGGCCTCAGACATTTTTAAAAGACAAAAGTTTGAATATGTACATTTTGTTGTTTTGGAGTTCTATGACTCCGAATCTCCTCTCAAATTCATGGAAGATATCCCTAtgactaaatattttaaaattactctCGCTGATAACTACAGAGATTATTCAGAAACCGATGAATATTACGAATCAGTTAATGTTGAAGAGagcattgacatcaatttcgaaCGTCTATGTTACATTTTTCGTGATTGTAGAGTATCTCATAAAACTTCAAGAAGTCTAAAAGGCGTATCAAATTTGGACTATAGAAagatagaatatatttttattatgtatttagaaACAATTTACATCTATGTATCTCCAATTTTCAGTGGGATGTTTTCATTATGTTGCTCTGACCTAACTATTAATATCTTTTCGCATCTACCTTTGGATTTTATGTTAGACGGGAACATAATATTCAAAGCTTGGAACAAAGATGTAACAGTGTTTAATGCggaatttttcaaaaatgtattaaacgaattaacaGATTATTTTCCCACCTATTTTTGCATGCACACTAAGTTGCCTGTGAACATTACTGCAGCGCCCAGCCATTGGTATTGCATAGATTCATGTGACACGTTTAATGAAATTCTAGATGACTTGCCAGAAAATGTTACTTTGACAGATTTCTGTAGAAAAGGCTCAGTTGTTCGATGGAATCGGCTCGTAACACTTAAATCAAACCTCAAAAGTCTGAAGAACATAACGTTTTTAAGTTTAAGCAATATCTGTGTAAAAGGCGACTTCTTCGCTCACATTTTCTTACAATGTAAAAGACTGTATACTATTGACGTGTACATTGAGAACCGTGGCCGTCCAAGCTCATATTCAAGTTGTACACTGTCTCTGTTTAACTCAATACACCTGACAAAATGCTTAAAGAACCTGAAGTTAACATTAGAAGACATAGAATACGGGATGATGTTTGACTCAATCAGTCAATGTCCGTCTTTGGAGAACGTTCATATATGCGAGTACCAACGTGTTATAGCAGACTACGAGGCGGATGAAGAAAACGTTTCGTTGCTCATAGAAAAATGCTGCAACTTGTACAGTCTATTCATTGAGGCGGACATGGACCCAGAGGCGTTGACTATGCTGATGGGTGCCTTGAGGAATGCCGCGCAGAATCTTGAGAAAGACCATTTATGTGTTGAAGTGTGTGATTGCTACGGATGGAATCCATTCGCAGATGTTTTCAACCCCAGCCCGCTACGTATAACGGAATGA